The following are from one region of the Coccinella septempunctata chromosome 7, icCocSept1.1, whole genome shotgun sequence genome:
- the LOC123316694 gene encoding putative ankyrin repeat protein RF_0381: MGSFVFTSTLKMIMEKSCNYKTLKDAIIYGIVNNWPVHKVAEFFRNKAAEWDFQVDSMNSSRRTALDLLVCKTRSERNNEVIKLLIELGADPLWKDYDGKTTLCRLMRHNKNTKLMIRCLDKIEDINVALDAVGVNALYMAVYKENVTLLLYLVRRNLIVNITSFRGRSPLHEAVTSKNPSISWLLLKHGADVNIKDVDGETPIFAALEGNDSIEQIDMLLRHGADLKATDNAGRTPLHALCASEVGINIDIVKLLLDYGADPNAADSMGRTPLEGCIRNDATYMDLQNSLMVAELLILYGASVNARNSSDQTLLHVAARSGPCTFVMYLVHKGADTNAVNGQGMTFLELLKPRRHCWRMVLQMVVLKHFISKSDLGLNLERSIHANVEFHKFVVRARIELTILSDRHTEDFGPSRFDLMTSDEKRATRLCENVGLRSALSRTNFAIYPIYGKRLRVKYEEGCRRARAEAAAKDFFFEISKGRLHSYAAGDIIQFIPTECLMNLEVVYQDMAKRKR; this comes from the exons ATGGGTTCGTTCGTTTTTACGTCAACACTGAAAATGATCATGGAAAAAAGCTGTAACTACAAAACGCTTAAAGATGCCATCATTTatggtattgtgaataattgGCCAGTACACAAAGTGGCAGAGTTTTTCAGAAACAAGGCAGCCGAATGGGATTTCCAAGTGGATAGTATGAATTCTAGTAGGAGAACAGCCTTAGATCTTCTGGTGTGCAAAACTAGATCAGAGAGGAACAACGAAGTCATCAAACTCCTGATCGAATTGGGTGCTGACCCGTTGTGGAAGGACTACGATGGGAAAACGACACTCTGCAGGCTTATGCGACACAATAAAA ATACGAAGCTCATGATAAGATGCCTGGACAAAATAGAAGATATCAACGTCGCCCTAGACGCGGTCGGTGTTAACGCACTATATATGGCGGTGTATAAAGAGAATGTGACACTTCTGCTATATTTAGTGCGGAGAAATCTGATTGTGAATATAACCTCTTTCAGAGGACGCTCCCCGCTGCACGAGGCAGTAACATCAAAAAATCCCAGTATCTCCTGGTTACTGCTTAAGCACGGAGCAGATGTGAACATCAAGGATGTGGATGGTGAGACGCCCATCTTCGCTGCTCTCGAAGGCAATGATTCCATCGAACAGATCGACATGCTGTTACGACATGGCGCCGACCTCAAGGCCACGGACAACGCTGGAAGGACTCCCCTTCATGCACTCTGTGCCAGCGAAGTCGGGATCAACATAGACATCGTGAAACTCCTCTTGGATTATGGAGCCGACCCTAACGCCGCAGACTCGATGGGAAGGACGCCTTTGGAGGGTTGCATCAGAAACGATGCAACCTACATGGACCTCCAAAATTCGTTGATGGTGGCGGAGTTGTTGATCCTGTACGGTGCAAGTGTGAACGCGAGAAACAGTTCCGACCAGACGCTGCTTCACGTTGCTGCTAGGTCTGGCCCTTGCACCTTCGTCATGTACCTTGTCCATAAAGGGGCGGACACGAACGCTGTCAACGGGCAGGGCATGACGTTCTTGGAGCTGCTCAAACCGCGACGTCATTGCTGGAGAATGGTGCTTCAAATGGTCGTATTGAAGCACTTCATTAGTAAATCCGATTTAGGCCTCAACCTCGAGCGTTCGATCCACGCCAACGTGGAATTCCATAAATTCGTGGTGAGGGCTAGAATTGAACTGACCATATTGAGCGATCGCCACACAGAAGACTTTGGTCCTTCTCGGTTCGACCTAATGACCTCTGATGAAAAACGAGCGACAAGGCTCTGTGAGAATGTCGGCCTTAGGTCGGCGTTGTCCAGAACGAATTTCGCAATATACCCTATATACGGCAAGAGGCTTAGGGTGAAATACGAGGAAGGCTGTAGAAGAGCCAGGGCGGAAGCTGCAGCCAAagattttttcttcgaaatctCGAAAGGAAGATTGCACAGTTATGCGGCTGGTGACATCATTCAGTTCATCCCTACAGAATGCCTGATGAATCTGGAGGTAGTATATCAAGATATGGCGAAACGGAAACGATGA
- the LOC123316699 gene encoding transient receptor potential channel pyrexia-like yields the protein MEKSCNYEPLKDAIIDGIVNIWPVHQVAQFFRNKAAEWDFQVDTMNSRRRTALDLLVCKTRSERDNEVIKLLLELGADPLWKDYDEKTTLCRLMRRNEDTELMIRCLDKIEDINVTLDAVGVNALYMAVDKENVTLLLYLVRRNLIVNITSLRGRSPLHEAVTSKNLSISWILLKHGADVNIKDVDGETPIFAALEGNDSIEQIDMLLRHGADLKATDNAGRTPLHALCANEFGINIDILKLLLDYGADPNAADSMGRTPLEGCIRNDATYMDDQNSLMVAELLIEYGASVNARNSFDQTLLHVAARSGPCTFVKYLIHKGADTNAVDGQGMTFLELLKPRGPCWRKVLQILVLKHFGKSHLGLNLERLISANVEFHQFVFRARLELTIFSDRHTEDFCPSRLDLMTSDEKRATRLCENVDLRSALSRTNFAIYPIYGKRLRVKYEEGCRRARAEAAAKDFFFEISKGRLHSYAAGDIIQFIPTECLMNLEVVYQDMAKRK from the exons ATGGAAAAAAGCTGTAACTACGAACCGCTTAAAGATGCCATCATTGATGGTATTGTGAATATTTGGCCAGTACACCAAGTGGCACAGTTTTTCAGAAACAAGGCAGCCGAATGGGATTTCCAAGTGGATACTATGAATTCTAGAAGGAGAACAGCCTTAGATCTTCTGGTGTGCAAAACTAGATCAGAGAGGGACAACGAAGTCATCAAACTCCTGCTCGAATTGGGTGCTGACCCGTTGTGGAAGGACTACGACGAGAAAACGACACTCTGCAGGCTTATGCGACGCAATGAGG ATACGGAACTCATGATAAGATGCCTGGACAAAATAGAAGATATCAACGTCACCCTAGACGCGGTCGGTGTTAACGCACTTTATATGGCGGTGGATAAAGAGAATGTGACACTTCTGCTATATTTAGTGCGGAGAAATCTGATTGTGAATATAACCTCCCTCAGAGGACGCTCCCCACTGCACGAGGCAGTAACATCAAAAAATCTCAGTATCTCCTGGATACTGCTTAAGCACGGAGCAGATGTGAACATCAAGGATGTGGATGGTGAGACGCCCATCTTCGCTGCTCTCGAAGGCAATGATTCCATCGAACAGATCGACATGCTGTTACGACATGGCGCCGACCTCAAGGCCACGGACAACGCTGGAAGGACTCCCCTTCATGCACTCTGTGCCAACGAATTCGGGATCAACATAGACATCTTGAAACTCCTCTTGGATTATGGAGCTGACCCTAACGCCGCAGACTCGATGGGAAGGACGCCTTTAGAGGGTTGCATCAGAAACGATGCAACCTACATGGATGACCAAAATTCGTTGATGGTGGCGGAGTTGTTGATCGAGTACGGTGCAAGTGTGAACGCGAGAAACAGTTTCGACCAGACGCTGCTTCACGTTGCTGCTAGGTCTGGCCCTTGCACCTTCGTCAAGTACCTTATCCATAAAGGGGCAGACACGAACGCTGTCGACGGGCAGGGCATGACGTTCTTGGAGCTGCTCAAACCGCGAGGTCCATGCTGGAGAAAGGTGCTTCAAATACTCGTTTTGAAGCACTTTGGTAAATCCCATTTAGGCCTCAACCTCGAGCGTTTGATCAGCGCCAACGTGGAATTCCATCAATTCGTGTTTAGGGCCAGACTTGAACTGACCATATTTAGCGATCGCCACACAGAAGACTTTTGTCCTTCTCGGTTAGACCTAATGACCTCTGATGAAAAACGAGCGACAAGGCTCTGTGAGAATGTCGACCTTAGGTCGGCGTTGTCCAGAACGAATTTCGCAATATACCCTATATACGGCAAGAGGCTTAGGGTGAAATACGAGGAAGGCTGTAGAAGAGCCAGGGCGGAAGCTGCAGCCAAagattttttcttcgaaatctCGAAAGGAAGATTGCACAGTTATGCGGCTGGTGACATCATTCAGTTCATCCCTACAGAATGCCTGATGAATCTGGAGGTAGTATATCAAGATATGGCGAAACGGAAATGA